Within the Novosphingobium pentaromativorans US6-1 genome, the region ACAGGTGGCGCAGGAGGGTTCGCCGGGAATCGCAAGCTCGGACCAGCACCGTGAACACAGGCCCGTCTGCGCAGCAATGCCCTCGCCGCAGAGCGGGCAGCGTGGTGGAAAGACCAAATCGACCAGCGGCGCGAGAGCTTGGGAAAGCGGCATCGGCTCATGCTAACCGATCGGTCCGGCGCGACAACCGGTTGCGTGCAGGCCGAACACGCGGCAGGGGGCGCAGATGGCTAACAAAGGTCCCCCCCGCATTTTCTCCCCGGCCCGGCGCCGCATGGCCCGCCGCCGCATGCTCGCTCTGCAGAACCGGCCCGATGCACCGCGTTACCTGATCGAGGACATGGTCGAAGACGTCATCGAGCGGCTCGACTTCCTGCGCTTCGAACCGGCGAGCGCCCTCGTCATCGGGGACTGGACGGGCGAGCTAGCCCGAAACCTTGCAGCACGCGGGGTCAAGGTCACCGCGGTTGAGCCGGCCGAGGGCTTCGAAGAAGAACAGCCATTCCCCTTCGACGGCTTCGACCTGATCGCGAGCCTCGGCACGCTCGACACCCTCAACGACCTGCCCGGCGCCCTCATCCACATCCGCAAGGCGCTGGCGCCCGGCGGCATGATGATTGCGAGTTTCCTTTCGGCGG harbors:
- a CDS encoding class I SAM-dependent methyltransferase, whose product is MANKGPPRIFSPARRRMARRRMLALQNRPDAPRYLIEDMVEDVIERLDFLRFEPASALVIGDWTGELARNLAARGVKVTAVEPAEGFEEEQPFPFDGFDLIASLGTLDTLNDLPGALIHIRKALAPGGMMIASFLSAGCLPTLRDVMLSADGDQPAARMHPAVDVRSGGQLLQRTLFADPVIDQRPLRVSFRSLDRLVGDLRAQGCGNVLADHAPALGKQALERAREAFAAAGEDGRTVEKFEILTLSGWKR